A stretch of Aedes aegypti strain LVP_AGWG chromosome 2, AaegL5.0 Primary Assembly, whole genome shotgun sequence DNA encodes these proteins:
- the LOC5565891 gene encoding serine palmitoyltransferase 2 gives MTELKENGHALPNGTVKNGHHVVRSRFPEYQQTNGTKNFSSNGFSKHQPEPMPQMKFDYGNEYQKSSYEQVPLHTACFTYLGFYLLMILGYINQLFFTPKVATEKHRDGYVPLYDAFEKFYLRYVYRRVKDCWNRPICSVPGSEVTLKDRITKDYGWSFEFTGTETRCLNLGSYNYLGFAQNEGPCADEAEESIKAYGLAACSSRREIGTNPLHVELEQLTARFLGVEDAIVFGMGFATNSLNIPTLISPGCLVVSDEKNHASIILGLRLSGAVTKVFNHNSMKDLERVLQESIAAGQPKTGKPWKKILIIVEGVFSMEGSIVKLPEIVALKKKYKAYIYLDEAHSIGATGPSGRGVLDFYGVDPNDIDILMGTFTKSFGSAGGYIAGSKKLINFLRVNSHAHCYASSMSPPVTQQILTSMKIIMGLDGTNEGSKRIDQLARNTRYFRKRLAQIGVITYGHEDSPVVPMLVYLFSKIGAVVRTLTSRNIAVVGVGFPATPIMEGRIRFCLSAAHTKEQLDYALSVIDEISDTLGLKYSRKPRDTRPIEY, from the exons ATGACCGAACTGAAGGAAAACGGCCACGCCTTACCCAATGGGACGGTGAAGAATGGCCATCACGTAGTCCGGTCCCGGTTCCCGGAGTATCAGCAAACCAATGGCACCAAGAACTTCTCTTCG AATGGCTTCAGCAAACATCAGCCTGAACCGATGCCTCAGATGAAATTCGATTACGGTAATGAGTATCAAAAATCGTCGTACGAGCAGGTGCCACTTCACACCGCCTGTTTCACCTATCTGGGCTTTTATCTGCTCATGATACTCGGTTACATAAATCAGTTATTCTTCACCCCGAAAGTGGCAACCGAGAAGCACAGAGAC GGTTACGTTCCACTTTATGATGCATTTGAAAAGTTCTATCTTCGATACGTCTATCGGCGGGTAAAAGACTGTTGGAACAGACCGATCTGTAGCGTCCCGGGTTCGGAGGTGACACTCAAGGACAGAATCACCAAAGACTACGGTTGGTCGTTCGA GTTCACCGGTACCGAGACTAGATGTCTCAACCTGGGATCGTACAACTATCTCGGCTTCGCCCAAAATGAGGGACCGTGTGCAGATGAAGCTGAAGAATCTATCAAAGCCTACGGACTGGCGGCATGCAGCTCGCGGCGGGAAATCG GAACCAACCCGCTGCACGTCGAGCTGGAACAGCTGACCGCCAGATTCCTCGGCGTTGAGGATGCCATTGTGTTCGGTATGGGCTTCGCCACCAACTCGCTCAACATTCCCACGCTTATCTCGCCCGGATGCCTGGTGGTCAGTGACGAGAAGAACCACGCTTCGATCATTCTCGGCCTCCGGCTGTCCGGTGCGGTCACAAAAGTGTTCAACCACAACAGTATGAAGGATTTGGAACGTGTCCTGCAGGAGTCGATTGCAGCCGGGCAACCCAAGACGGGAAAACCCTGGAAGAAGATCCTGATCATCGTCGAAGGTGTGTTCAGCATGGAGGGCTCGATCGTCAAACTGCCGGAGATCGTGGCCCTGAAGAAAAAGTACAAAGCATACATTTACCTGGACGAGGCGCACAGTATTGGAGCAACTGGACCATCGGGCCGGGGTGTCCTCGATTTCTACGGCGTCGATCCTAACGACATTGACATTCTGATGGGAACATTCACGAAAAGTTTCGGATCCGCCGGCGGTTACATCGCTGGTAGCAAA AAATTAATCAACTTCCTTCGAGTTAATAGTCACGCGCACTGCTATGCTAGTTCAATGTCTCCACCGGTCACGCAGCAGATTCTCACCTCGATGAAGATCATCATGGGATTGGATGGTACCAATGAGGGAAGCAAGCGCATCGATCAACTAGCCAGAAATACCAGATATTTCAGAAAACGACTCGCTCAGATCGGTGTCATCACGTACGGCCACGAAGATTCCCCCGTGGTTCCAATGTTGGTGTACCTCTTCTCCAAAATTGG GGCGGTAGTCCGTACGCTAACATCGCGTAACATCGCCGTCGTGGGCGTTggattcccggccacgcccatcatGGAGGGACGGATCCGCTTCTGCCTGTCCGCGGCACACACCAAAGAACAACTAGACTACGCCCTGTCGGTGATCGACGAGATCAGCGACACCCTCGGACTCAAGTATTCGCGGAAGCCACGGGACACGCGACCAATAGAGTACTAG